In Labrys wisconsinensis, the following proteins share a genomic window:
- a CDS encoding TetR/AcrR family transcriptional regulator, whose product MTRQAISDVATRLFVERGFENVSVAEIADEAGVARKTVFNYFPRKEDLVFDREEEGRALVREALAGRGRQPPVDAFQTLMRALVETQHPLFRITERPVRFWRTVAESPALTARARELQVTLADDLAGLLSDAAGRSQADPDARLAAAMLMATLVVAYGEALRAFRENRKPEAAFVSVMDRGFAGVDAALVGTPYV is encoded by the coding sequence GTGACGCGCCAGGCGATCTCCGACGTCGCAACACGCCTGTTCGTCGAACGCGGCTTCGAGAACGTCTCCGTCGCCGAGATCGCCGATGAAGCGGGCGTCGCCAGAAAGACGGTGTTCAACTACTTCCCCCGGAAGGAGGATCTGGTCTTCGATCGCGAGGAGGAAGGGCGGGCCCTGGTGCGGGAAGCGCTCGCCGGTCGCGGTAGGCAGCCGCCGGTCGACGCGTTCCAGACGCTGATGCGTGCGCTGGTCGAGACGCAACACCCTTTGTTCAGGATCACGGAGCGGCCCGTCCGGTTCTGGCGCACCGTCGCGGAGAGCCCGGCGCTGACGGCGCGCGCGCGCGAGCTTCAGGTGACGCTCGCCGACGATCTTGCCGGACTGCTGTCCGACGCAGCGGGCCGGTCGCAGGCCGATCCCGACGCGCGTCTCGCAGCGGCAATGCTGATGGCCACGCTGGTGGTCGCCTATGGCGAGGCGCTCCGCGCCTTTCGCGAGAACCGAAAGCCCGAGGCGGCTTTCGTGAGCGTGATGGACCGCGGCTTCGCCGGCGTCGACGCCGCGCTCGTCGGGACGCCTTACGTCTGA
- a CDS encoding FAD-dependent monooxygenase, protein MIYDVVIAGAGPVGLFLACELRLAGVSVLVLEQAENPSSPLKRLPFGMRGLSVPTIEAFYRRGLLNDIAAPQRAKDGPDGNSAPGAAHWMQQPRRPGGHFAGIQFYHDTIDTSKWPYRLPGPASTSMAIELEQLESALAARTSAMGAGIRRGLAVESLDPSDEDVTIRAGGEIFRGRWLVGCDGGRSTVRKAGGFEFVGTDPEFTGYSVEVEMADPDKLEPGRHYTPTGMYTYQKPGTVAMVDFDGGAFHRTRPITLDHVQAVLRRISGAEVTVTALRLATTWTDRAFQATAYRKGRVLLAGDAAHIHSPLGGQGLNLGLGDAMNLGWKLASTIRGDAPAGLLDSYWSERHPVGAQVLDWSRAQVALMRPSRSSRALEAIIRDLIETRDGATYFAERVWAVSLRYDLGGSHPLVGRSAPDFELADGTKLGDLLGTGRGLILDFDARAPLRALAMRWRGRIAYVAGDARDRLGLSAVLVRPDGVVAWAVEAAPDLEEAAEAASRWFGEPDEEREPA, encoded by the coding sequence TTGATCTATGATGTCGTGATCGCCGGAGCCGGCCCCGTCGGCTTGTTTCTCGCCTGTGAGCTGCGTCTCGCCGGCGTCTCGGTGCTGGTGCTGGAGCAAGCCGAGAACCCCAGCTCGCCCTTGAAGCGGCTGCCATTCGGGATGCGCGGCCTTTCCGTGCCCACCATCGAAGCCTTCTATCGCCGCGGATTGCTGAACGACATCGCGGCGCCGCAGCGCGCGAAAGACGGCCCGGATGGCAACAGCGCTCCGGGTGCTGCGCATTGGATGCAGCAGCCGCGCCGTCCGGGCGGCCATTTTGCCGGCATCCAGTTCTACCACGACACCATCGACACCTCGAAGTGGCCGTATCGCCTGCCAGGTCCGGCCAGCACCAGCATGGCGATCGAGCTGGAGCAGCTCGAATCCGCCCTGGCCGCTCGCACAAGCGCGATGGGGGCCGGGATCAGGCGCGGTCTCGCCGTCGAAAGCCTCGACCCGTCGGACGAGGACGTGACCATTCGCGCTGGCGGCGAGATTTTTCGCGGACGATGGCTCGTCGGCTGTGACGGCGGGCGCAGCACGGTGCGCAAGGCCGGCGGCTTCGAGTTCGTCGGCACCGATCCGGAGTTCACCGGCTATTCCGTTGAGGTCGAGATGGCCGATCCGGACAAGCTCGAGCCGGGCCGCCACTACACGCCGACGGGCATGTATACCTACCAAAAGCCCGGAACCGTCGCGATGGTCGATTTCGACGGGGGTGCCTTCCACCGCACCCGGCCGATCACGCTCGACCACGTGCAGGCGGTCCTGCGCCGGATCTCCGGCGCCGAGGTCACCGTCACGGCCCTCCGGCTTGCCACGACCTGGACGGATCGCGCCTTTCAGGCGACCGCTTACCGCAAGGGGCGGGTGCTGCTCGCCGGCGACGCCGCGCACATCCATTCTCCCCTGGGCGGCCAGGGGCTCAACCTCGGGCTCGGCGACGCGATGAACCTGGGCTGGAAGCTGGCTTCCACGATCCGCGGCGATGCGCCGGCCGGTCTGCTCGACAGCTATTGGAGCGAACGGCATCCGGTGGGAGCGCAGGTCCTCGACTGGTCGCGCGCCCAGGTCGCGCTGATGCGGCCGAGCCGGAGCTCGCGCGCGCTCGAAGCCATCATCCGCGATCTCATCGAGACGCGCGACGGGGCGACATACTTTGCCGAGCGCGTGTGGGCTGTTTCTCTCCGATACGATCTCGGCGGCAGCCACCCGCTGGTGGGCCGCAGCGCTCCCGACTTCGAGCTGGCCGACGGGACGAAGCTCGGCGATCTCCTCGGGACGGGCAGGGGCCTGATCCTCGACTTCGACGCTCGTGCGCCGCTCCGGGCGCTCGCCATGCGCTGGCGTGGTCGAATCGCCTATGTCGCCGGTGACGCCAGGGATCGGCTGGGCCTGAGCGCCGTTCTTGTCCGTCCCGATGGCGTCGTTGCCTGGGCCGTCGAGGCCGCCCCAGACCTCGAGGAAGCCGCCGAGGCCGCGTCGCGATGGTTCGGCGAGCCCGATGAGGAGCGTGAGCCTGCCTGA
- a CDS encoding Cof-type HAD-IIB family hydrolase, translating into MTGRRKIRLLVSDVDGTLVTHDKVLTEEAKAAALALRQAGIAFAITSSRPPRGMRMLFEPLALEGPIAGFNGGVYVKPDLSMVRSHLLDPAAAREAVTLMRDAGLDVWVYTPDEWLIHNPDAPHVAREAWIIKFDPKVVQDFSDAHLAQAAKIVGVSDDADRVAACEAKAQAALGDRASAVRSQSYYLDVTHPQANKGAVVTTLSGLLHIPAEEIATIGDMPNDVLMFRQSGFSIAMGNASDAVKAQASAVTDSNEDEGFAKAVHHFILGREGG; encoded by the coding sequence ATGACCGGCCGACGCAAGATCCGCCTGCTCGTCTCGGATGTCGACGGGACGCTGGTCACCCACGACAAGGTGCTGACCGAGGAGGCCAAGGCCGCAGCCCTGGCGTTGCGCCAGGCCGGCATCGCCTTCGCCATCACCAGCAGCCGGCCGCCGCGCGGCATGCGCATGCTGTTCGAGCCCCTGGCGCTCGAAGGCCCGATCGCCGGCTTCAACGGCGGCGTCTATGTCAAGCCGGACCTCTCCATGGTGCGCAGCCACCTGCTCGACCCTGCCGCGGCACGCGAAGCGGTGACGCTGATGCGCGATGCCGGCCTCGACGTCTGGGTCTACACGCCCGACGAATGGCTGATCCACAACCCCGACGCGCCGCACGTGGCGCGCGAGGCCTGGATCATCAAATTCGATCCCAAGGTGGTGCAGGACTTCAGCGATGCCCACCTCGCACAGGCCGCCAAGATCGTCGGCGTCTCCGACGATGCCGACCGCGTCGCCGCCTGCGAGGCCAAGGCGCAGGCGGCCCTCGGCGACCGGGCGAGCGCCGTGCGCTCGCAGAGCTACTATCTCGACGTCACCCACCCCCAGGCCAACAAGGGCGCGGTCGTCACCACCCTGTCCGGGCTCCTCCACATCCCGGCCGAGGAGATCGCCACCATCGGCGACATGCCCAACGACGTCCTGATGTTCCGCCAGAGCGGCTTTTCCATCGCCATGGGCAATGCCAGCGACGCGGTGAAGGCGCAGGCGAGCGCGGTGACGGACAGCAACGAGGACGAGGGCTTCGCCAAGGCGGTGCACCACTTCATCCTCGGCAGGGAAGGTGGTTAG